In Nicotiana tabacum cultivar K326 chromosome 17, ASM71507v2, whole genome shotgun sequence, one DNA window encodes the following:
- the LOC107774605 gene encoding transcription factor DYT1-like, with product MIIKCDKMEFPNTPFDDSNISEGSKIGRKMDKRKQIEGEVREYKSKNLDAERRRRQKLSERLLELRSLVPNITNMTKETIITDAITYIRELQTNVNNLSEQLLEMEATHGEELETKSEENIDTAEEMANWGIEPEVQVAHIGTSKLWIKIVCQKKRGGFTKLMEAMNVLGFDLNDTSVTASKGALLVTSSVEVVRGGQIDAHQIREILLEIIRGI from the exons ATGATAATTAAGTGTGATAAAATGGAATTTCCCAACACTCcatttgatgattcaaatatatCTGAAGGAAGTAAAATAGGAAGGAAAATGGATAAAAGGAAGCAAATTGAGGGAGAAGTTAGAGAATACAAATCCAAGAACCTTGATGCTGAGAGAAGGAGACGTCAAAAACTTAGTGAACGGCTTCTTGAATTGCGGTCTTTGGTCCCCAACATTACAAAT ATGACAAAAGAAACCATAATTACTGATGCCATCACTTACATTAGAGAACTACAGACAAATGTGAACAACCTAAGTGAGCAGCTTCTAGAAATGGAGGCAACTCATGGAGAGGAATTGGAGACAAAAAGTGAAGAGAATATTGATACTGCCGAGGAGATGGCTAACTGGGGCATAGAG CCTGAAGTTCAAGTGGCTCACATTGGTACAAGTAAGCTTTGGATAAAGATAGTCTGCCAGAAGAAAAGAGGTGGATTTACTAAACTGATGGAGGCAATGAATGTTCTTGGATTTGATCTCAATGACACCAGTGTCACTGCCTCCAAAGGAGCTCTTCTTGTTACTTCATCTGTGGAG GTGGTTCGCGGAGGACAAATTGATGCTCATCAAATCAGAGAGATCTTGCTGGAGATCATCCGCGGCATATAG